In the genome of Bradyrhizobium sp. CB3481, the window GCCGGAACAGATCATCGGTCGAAACAAGGAGAAGGGAGCAGCGACAATGAGAGGCGGCATTCTTCGTCTGATCGCGGGCACGGCCGTTGCAGTCGCGCTGGCCTCGCCAGCCAGTGCGCAGAAGAAATATGATACCGGGGCGAGCGATACCGAGATCAAGATCGGCCAGACGGTTCCTTTCTCGGGCCCTGCCTCCGCCTATGCCGGCATCGGCAAGACCCAGGCCGCCTATTTCAAGATGATCAACGAACAGGGCGGCATCAACGGCCGTAAAATCAACTTGATCCAGTATGACGACGCCTATTCGCCGCCGAAGGCGGTCGAACAGGTACGCAAGCTCGTCGAGAGCGACGAGGTCCTGTTCACCTTCCAGATCATCGGCACGCCGTCGAACGCCGCCGTGCAGAAATATCTCAACGCCAAAAAGGTGCCGCAGCTCCTCGCCGCGACCGGCGCATCGAAATTCACCGACCCCAAGCATTTTCCGTGGACGATGGGTTTCAATCCCAACTACCAGTCCGAGGGGCGCATTTACGGGCAATACATTCTGAAGAACCATCCGCATGCCAGGATCGGCATTCTCTATCAGAACGACGACCTCGGCCGCGACTACATCACCGGCCTGAAAGAAGGTCTCGGCTCCAAGGCCGCGTCGATGATCGTCGCCGAAGCCTCCTATGAATTGACCGACCCGACCATCGACTCCCAGATCGTCAAGCTGAAGGCGGCCGGCGCCGACCTGCTCTACGACGCCTCGACGCCGAAATTCGCTGCGCAGGCGATCAAGAAGGCCGCCGATCTCGGCTGGAAGCCGGTCCATATCCTCGACATCAACGCGAGCCCGATCTCGGCGACGCTCAAGCCCGCAGGCCTCGACATCTCCAGGGACATCATCTCGACCGCCTAT includes:
- a CDS encoding ABC transporter substrate-binding protein — its product is MRGGILRLIAGTAVAVALASPASAQKKYDTGASDTEIKIGQTVPFSGPASAYAGIGKTQAAYFKMINEQGGINGRKINLIQYDDAYSPPKAVEQVRKLVESDEVLFTFQIIGTPSNAAVQKYLNAKKVPQLLAATGASKFTDPKHFPWTMGFNPNYQSEGRIYGQYILKNHPHARIGILYQNDDLGRDYITGLKEGLGSKAASMIVAEASYELTDPTIDSQIVKLKAAGADLLYDASTPKFAAQAIKKAADLGWKPVHILDINASPISATLKPAGLDISRDIISTAYGKDPGDPQWKDDPGMKAYFAFMDKYYPEGDKLNTVNTYGYSTAELLVKILQQCGDDLTRENIMKQAANLKNVTGSLSLPGMVTNTSPTDYRINKQMQMMRFNGERWELFGPIIEDSGPGG